GACCTCGTTTCCTCTCCATGGTGTAGGACATTTTTTTGTCTTTGTCTACGTTGCATTTGTTGTAGTCGTGGAGAGCTAATGGGATTCTCGGGAGCATGTGACTTAAGCTATTCTGAGCGACTAACACCATATCTGGTTTGTGGTAGGTTGACACTATTGTGGTGAGTTCCGCGTCTTTCCAGGATATAATGGATATATCTCCGCTCTGCCAGGAGAGTAACTCTCCTTTCTGTAATCTCTTATCatctatatttttaataacCTCAGGGATGAGAGGTCTCTCCTTGTTTATTAAGCCGATGACGTCGGTCCGTCTCGTTTTCAAGTACCGAGTTAAAGGGACTTGTGTGTATGTGGCATCCATAGCCACAGAATGGCCTCTGTCTAAGTATTGCTGCATGAGTTTAAGGGTGGTTTTCGCGTGCGCTCTCTCGTCGGTCCCTCGACCGGTATCTATGAGGAATTTCAATAAATAACCAGTCCTAGCTTCGTAGAGCTCATGCGATTTAAAGCCGAACTGCTCTCGGTTCTTAATGCTTCTCTCCCAATTAAACTGACCTTTCCACAGCGGATACGATTCGTTGAGACTCAAATACTGTCCAGGCACGTAAAGATTACTAAATTTCATATTACAGTAATCTATGATAGGTTTAATTTTAGCCAATTTCTTCTCATTTCCAGTTACTTTAGAAACCAGGAGCGTGTCATTATCAACAAAATGTAGGAATCTGAGGAGCAACTGAAACCTATTTCTACTCATTAACGATCTGAAGTTAGACATTTCCAACCTGCCCGTCGACCAGTAATCCGCAAGTTTTTCTCTGTGGCAAAACGGCATGAAAATCAAAACGGCGAAGAAAAGATACAACTCCTCAACCGTAGTGTCTTTCCACCTAGAAAGTCTAGAAGTGTTCGGTATGCCGCCTTCAGTCTTGCATTTAGGGGTGATAGTTTGCCAGGCGTACTTGTTAGTTTCATCCGCGATTTTCTGCATGATATTTCTATCCCATATTGATGTGAATAGCTCATATGGGGATTGGGAGTTGATTTTGGAGCCAGGTACGAAGTTGTAAGGTTCCTGTCGGCCGGCGTATGTGCTGAAATCCTGTGACCAGTAGAAGTTTTGGTTCATACAGTCGTAGGTGTCGAAGGTTTCTTCTGGGGCGGGTTCCAGTTTGAAATTGGCCTGGTATTGTACGGAGAGCAGGGATCGTATGAAGTCTTCGTCGTCGGCCTCGCTGCCGGAGTCTACGGATATCACGTTGGGGTCTTTAGGCCTTTTATTTTTCTGGAAAAATTATGATGAACAACAATGATAGTAAATTGAAATAGATGACATATACTATAGAAAAAGTGACGAAGCTCTCCAGTGGTAAAGGCCGGATTTGAACCAGCGTCTTTAGCTATTGCGGCTAACGCCATGAACCCCTAAGCCACCTCGTCACGGCGGAACCAGTCCAAAAATATCGACGTTATGCCGTGTTAGAAAGACTACCTATAGGTAGGTCTTTGACCAACTCTAAGAGCGATAAGTACATGCTTGcacccaaagagtaaagtaagtataataggtACTTGCACCTATACGTATCCCTTATGTCATTACGATATAGCGAGATCGGTGTGAAATCtacctgtacagtcacctgcaataatatgttactcttcgagtccgcaaaaatatgtgacacgcttttatggctctacaaataagatcgtgtcagatatttttgcggccttcgttgcgtaacatattattgcaggtgactgtaccatcgcccacactgttaactgtacatcagtggaccttatgccttttgtaataaggtccaccgatgtacagttaggaacTTAGGAGTGTTACTGTTTGTATGTGTAAAATTCTAAAACCGTCaagtaatggggttggccggtggaagtttttagcagatggcgccatcatagcttgccccgtcaatccctagaattgtgtcaaatttttgtttttttaataccctggatgccagctctttaagccaaatctcatagaaaaaggggcaagctatgatggcgccatctaggcaaacctttgacagttgccaaccccattgatgCCAAAATTCAGATATCTAATCTAGTTATAAAACTCATAGCTTAATATTTACCTTGTTTTTATCTCCGACCGCATCACCCTCGTTCGAAGCTTCCCCGTTCTCCTCATCTGAAAATTGCAAAAACGCGTTACAATTATTGCAAAAAGTTAAGGCCCAGTTCGGATTGACTTCAAATTGCGTAGCAAAATGATGTCAATGTAACATTAACTTAACACATTTGCTACAATTGCAGGTTTTTGCAATTTTCATTTGGACCGGTTTcttattaaccttttaaccgccgtagaCTGATGTATAAGACACACAAAATCGGGCTCATATCGCCGctgtctgataaataagacgaAACTTTCGAACTTCATGAACGTTCGATGAAAAATTCTATAGCATTTAAAAGGTTAAAGATGGTAATATTAAGACTTCATATGGTAAACTTTTAatgtcatttaaataaattttatatgatTTAGGTCCTATATATGGAAATGCGGAAGCTAATTTTACATTCACTAATGAGTATAGCAATAAAtggtattcccatttgtcccccccCGTGACTGGTCACACTGTTAACtggtacatcggtggaccttatgccttttgttataatgtccaccgatgtaccagttaggagtgttgctgttagtaCACCAGGTGGGGACAGCTGGGATTGATTCATATGAATGTATCTATacccatctgtgcccggcggggagaaataggaatacacccaAAAAATAACGAACAAAAACTTGCCATAGTGGGGTAAAAATAGACGTACTTAGTTCAATGTATATTCTACCATACAATAGGAACAAAATTAGGATAAATCgataaataataattgaaatgctttgtaaatggtaaaatcacaTAAAACTAAGCATATaactaaaacaaacaaaacaacaaTTACAATAAGatacatttaattacataattacattaaaCAGTCTAAATTGTAATAAACCCCCTACAAGCCTTGAACGAGTTACAATTCTAATTTCGTATTTAAACTGTTactgaatataatattatattaggaAACCTTCATTATGAACTATAATACCGCAGCACTTAATTTGCTTActacttgaaaatatttgaacCCGTGATTTTGTATAGGTAATACATTCTAATTTTTAGTGATGTGACGATTTTAACGTTTGAAAAATTCTAGCAAAGCGAACTATTATTATAGACAAATGAATACAATTGACCGGTAATGTCTTAATGGCAAAGAAATCGTTCCCCATAGTTGTTGTAAATGGCGTTACTTTATATGTATTAGTCCAATCATAGAGTaatatttataacttttataagtaaataaagagtggtaactccgtACTTCAGTTTTCTtcatttcgtagtcgacatctagcgtcaagttaagcaaaaatattttgcataatGTCAATACCCAGAGAGTAAATTGGGGActgtcccctttcctcttaaagcAGCCGTTTGAACTAATAATTTACTCCATAAGAGTTAACGTAGAAAAGCCCACAAAATGAGGGCAGCACCCGTTGCGTCCTAGCAAATAAAGTGAGGCAACGTTTGGAAACACGCTAAATGACACCATTTATAACTATGAGGAATGACGCTTTTTGATAAAGATTACCAGACTATAATTATTTACTCATcttcaatattatattattcttaagttttaaatattaaaaatactaagAACATAATTTGAACTAAGTATCGACTGGTCTTTTTGCTCAACTTAGCAACCGGTTATAAAAATGTAGtaacaattaatttattataagatCAATTCAATCCAATCCTGCGTCTAGGAATCACGATCGAGTTTTTAAAACGTGTTacgctaatttaaaaaaaaccacaaaactTCTTGTATAATCCTTAACAAATTTGCATTTTTCGGCGAGTTGAGTTAAATTCGATTTCAGCTGAAACTGTTATCCTAATTCATCGCTtgcacagatgtagtgcataaattTACAATCGTATtttttcggaaacgttcgtatttgtcatggtaCTTCAGTCaagctcagtactttttgtaccgagactgactgaaatgcaagacacgttcgtacgtttccgtgaaaatacgatagaaaataattatgcactacatctgtccacattatcaaactgcactcgggacttaatcgcgtatttgttttaaaatttagtttagtttttaatcgtGACGAgagttttaagatctcatccacatggaatccagtcattagtaaatgtaagcggaaacgaatatcgacagttgataaatcgaatatcgttagtgttgtgtgtcgacagagtaacatccctagtgcgcaaaacgttcaaactgataaacaagaccaagtgcgggtagtacgaaaaactcgcgcggctagaagatgttgatgtcaacttgagccagtcttctccaaGACCACAGGGACAAcaccgtcctcgaaacgtcggaggtaaattttaaaacttaaatatgcGATTAAGTCCtgagtgcagtttgataatgtttaataatcgtgaaagtttaaatcagtgatcTGTACACATTCCTTCAACCCATTTACTTGCAGCAACAGCACTGCGGTTCACCGCCTaagcatagagtaatataagtaaagaaagtggtaactccatacatcagttttctcaccaaaacgcgcgttatttcgtagtagACATccagcgtcaagtagcggaatataTCAGTAATGCTAGTCGACAATATATGTCGCAGCGAAcaaaaactctaatgctcaacaattttcagctaatattataaccggattactcgaaactctattttcaactccttctgcttctaatattaattgtaaattgtgccagcggtactgatagttccactacttgacgttagatgtcgactacgaaataacgcgcgtgttgtattttataaaattgttgatgtattgttattattttttctcaaaaatggacggcaaagtcgactttgccgtttaaaaaataggttgcgaagcgcgtagtttatggtcagtcaaaaattaaaaagttaaaaacattgcagtctcgattttgggactgcaatgttgcatacaaattccattatttgtcgggtttccaaactttttaaaagttgaaatggccatatcaaatgaaggcacaggcccattaaacagccaaacatatgattagtaccgcgactatttagctgtctcaaataggttggcgtattttcggcagaaaaatacacttctattttattattaaaaaaataaaaaggcggcaaagctaattttttcaattgtttctacttttttctgtgaaaatatatacgtaagaaagttgcttttgtaaaatatttctttaatatttatatttcttgcaccatttttgagaaaagcactatatatgactcggctggaaggctacttgctggcttcggattcaattaaacggactcccaaggtcgtccgtttaaaacgaatcctcagcctgcaagtagctacttccgagcctcgacaataatgtactattgcttgtatgtaaattcaatgttgacgtgtaaaagtgcccttgtggcctatttgctgaataaatgttgaagttgaagaagttgaagtttggtaagaaaactgatgtatggagttaccactctttctttacttatattactctatggccTAAGTAAGAATAGTAATATTGTGCGCCTCTAACTTTTCTCCTTGTGCTTGTCGGTGGACGGCCGCCGGCCCAGAAGGTCGCGCTTGCAGCATTTGTCCTCCTGAAACAACCATCACACACTTTTAGTCAAGCTGTTGTCATCATATTAtatagggtggctaaaaaataactgcattcccgttgccctGGCATGTttagggattatactgagcaacttttgctatgggaccaaccccgaaatcgcgaaaaaaaaatttgcctgtttcatacattttggctgatccattttctatgggagggtatttttttttcgtgatttcggggttggtcccatagtaaaagttgcttagtataatccctcaacctccctggcaacgggaatgctgCTATTTTTTAGGCACCGTGTATAAGAATGTCTCTGATTTATTCTATAAtgttttcacgccactgttcggaaatatggcaatagatggtctaaaaccaagctggaaagtaggcaatagctgtagcacctgaaccaccactactacaatgtttcattgttatcatcatctgtcattgatgacggttcgctacagcaatgagtatcatttaaaacataaaaatcaataaaaggtcttttttggtgcaactttttccttcaaaaataaaattaggttatttataggaccaatttcttgtttaaaaaaaagatatgtcaaaaccattcatttcatttttttttacaattatccattcagttcacgcttaaggcgtttttttacttttgaagctgtttgtggttttttttttaacaaaaacgcttctaagtttagagtcggtttgaagcaaataacagaaaaacgcctcttaaaagtgataaaaaaagtaaaaaaggcgggatctgaaaatacttactgcttactgaattggatagtgtaaattgtgtttgattaaaaaatacaagaaacacgtatcaacgctcgctataaaaatgagttagtgaagaaaatgatattcttacgctgacgcctaccgaaattcaagagacagcacaggcagtggctagtaatttgctaccagagaaatcgcgggatagtacttatagttatgcaaatgttttcttatttcctcgcagtagtcgtgaaaagcactatgtaatgcctcggccggaaacgctaaagatggactcgtattattagagggcctccactaacgtgtcggccctcaaacgactcgtccatcttttagcggttttccgtcctctcctacaatgtactattggcgcccaatatttatgattttaattttttgagatgaagtaaaaaaataatcttcCTTCGGCAGTTGTGTAAGAATATAAATAGATTCATATAATACATCGAAAGACAAATATATTGATTTAGGAATTCAGTTGTACAATTAtctgttttaaaacaaaaatatttgtgAAAACATAGATCATTAGGCGAGGACATTGCAGCTCAGTCTAGACGTGCCTCGATCGTATTGCCTCgggcgaggcacgtctacaccgACCGAGCTATttcgcgcggcaatttcctcgcgaggcGGTTCGTTCTGTGTGGACCCGCCTATTGTACCTCTATATCTGTAGtcgaaaaaaaaactacgggttgcactccgggagtgccggcagaagtgaaagctcaacgacattgtaactcaaaatattaataacagcgccatctagtacaaaatgtctgcagcactatggataattgaggttaacgccatctagcgttatttcgtcgcattacttgaaacccctaagcacatcactgtgcgTACTACAGTTATtatatattaataccagtttgagggaaactcactagatggcatttaaatcaaaaaagaaaaacacaatgacattgtccgtcacacgtgacgtcacgcaagcgccctgcgccgcctaaacgtaacagcaggctcaggcatacattttcgccgcgcggtattagagggttacgccttacgtcttacgctgtatCGAGGTTAGCATTTTtttcccatcacaaaaagtgcacagcgccgctaaagaagttttcacttcaaaaaaattaaCTCACTGGTTCGCTGTCGCTAGAGTCCCCGGTGTCACTAGAGGAATCAGTGCCGTAGTGTCGCAGCCCGGGCAAGACTCCCACGCACCGCATCGCTCCTAATTCAACTCCGTCGGCGGAAGGCACACTGAAAAACAAATATATTGTCTTTATGCATACATGTGTTTGATTcgatttaaaaaaccggactcgcgcacgaagggttccgtaccattacgcaaaaaacggcaaaaaaatcacgtttgttgtatgggagccccacttaaatatttatatgtgacgttccaggggaaaaggtaccttatggcggctggcgcttacgttgTTATTCACGATGCTCCTATACGTAAACGCTGCTACGcgtcgtaagcgccaaccgccatatgGTACCTTTACCCGAGGGGCGCCACAATTTATtctctttttaatatttgttagaacggcaacagaaatacatcatctgtaaaaaaatttaactgcctagatgtcacggttcatgagatacagcctggtgaccgacggacagcgaagtcttaatACTAAGGTCCAGTTTTTACCCTTaatgggtacggaaccctaaaaattagaaAGTCATGTTTAAGTTTCCAATTTATGTCAGCAGATGACAGACCCTGCTACAGGCATGGTATCTATTTGTCCTTGGCAGCTGGTTCAGTCAATATCAAGGTTTTGAGcatatgagtgaattgcaaaaaaattgtacatagttaagtGCCTGTAATTAgtataaagttaattgattccattgtgttaccacagttaagccatttctatttaagttagatgcatgaaagtgtgttaacgtatgctatagacttatatgtgtacgaattcatcatcatcatcatcatttcaatctatatacgtcccactgctgggcacaggcctcctctcatgtgcgagagggcttgggctatagtccccacgctagcccaacgcggattggggacttcacatacacctttgaatttcttcgcagatgtatgcaggtttcctcacgatgttttccttcaccgaaaagctagtggtaaatatcaaatgatatttcgtacataagtttcgaaaaactcattggtacgagccaggatttgaacccgcgacctccggattgaaagtcagacatcatatccactcggccaccactgcttgcaataaatacaatttacataattaatttTCGTAATACAAattaatcaattaagttaagagtAATCACAGcgtcttaactgcgcttaattacgtacattttttttgcaattcactcatatgGATTTTATTACGGGCCTGCGATCAACAAATTTCGGTTTTAGTTACCTGTCTGTACCATTGGCGTTAGTTTTGGCCGGCGGGGGCACAGGGGCGCCTTTTTCTGCCTCCAACTCGCTCGCTTTACGTTTTCTCACCACCACCTAAGACAACAATAATTTAGTTGACTCTACATTCataaattaacacattcagtgcctaAAACTCGACTAttgggtattttatgatttcgttcctaGGCCGGACGACCagatagtcgggatcgtggtactacagCTGAAATTAATGTGGCCTCGCGCGGACATCTTGTTCGCCTGGTTggcattgaatgtgttaatcctCGATACATGGTAATGTATACCCGAAAAGGGTTAGCCATTGtgactatgtataattttaacATCTCGTTTGACACGGTAAACAATAAACGAATTCTAATTCTTACTCTTAATATGGTAATGAAACGTGGAAGCGTAACGCGAACATACCCCTTGCAGTTTGTTCTTCTGTTGCTGCGCGGGAGTGGTGCGCGCCGGCGCGAGCTGCGCGCGCAGCCTCGTCAGCTCCTCGCTCTCGGCTAATGTTGACACGCGCTCTCTGGTACAACACAAACTTGCGATTAACATGGTTCCATACTGGCCGttatataatgttaatattaaattaattaatttaaaaaaaatattgtttatttatcaaataagtaataaaaaaaaaacattaaaactaacttaaaaactaaactaaaattaaaataaacctacttaaaaatttaactaaaacttataatattatataaaaactaaaatatatgaaaataaaaagaagttatcaagagaatgtaaaaaaatattaggggacatcttacacagatcaacttagccccaaactaagcaaagcttgtactatgggtactaggtgACGGTATATATGAGGGTGGTTTGAGAAGTAACTTGGTTCGATAGAAATTCAGAATATGGTTTTAGCTGGCAGAAGAATAAAAGTACGCGTATTAGATGAAGCCATAAGCATCTCAACTGAGTGAGTTCTTCACATGTTTCATAAAGCTTCAGTTCATAAAGTACACAACATTCCTCAACACATTTGGTTTCAGGTCGAACCAAGTTACTTATCAAACCGCCCTAGTACATACTCATACAGATAAATACATTCTTAgatatagaaaacacccatgactcacgAGCAAATATCTGtcttcatcacacaaataaatgcctttaccgggatttgaagccaggaccatcggcttcacaggcagggtcactacccactaggccagactggtcgttcagtaataaatattaataaataatgcagTACCTGAACTCCTGCATCTCCTTCTGCTCCTGCAAGGAGATCTGCTGCGCCGCTTTGGCCTTGCTGCGCTCCACCAGGTCCAGGAAGCCCACCTCGTCGTCATCCAGCCCTCGGATCATGTTTTCTGGTTATAAGTTACATCATTATTGTCTAGTTAAATCTATTAGCACTAAACAACGCCCTATGCTGCCGAATAGCTCTATctaaaaaacaaatgattttgaaaatggagtTCTCAGTCCTataaactaaagtataagttagcaaagaattttcttttgagatagcgctttttggcttagcagggcagtatGGTAGGTACTTTATGTATGAAAGTGTAATTTTGTAATAATGTCCCAAATAAAATACTAGAAAAATTTACAATTATGAAGCCTAAACTATGGCGCTAATGGGAAGGTGAAATTCACTAGGACAGAATCGTTTATGCCTTTTTAAAGCCTATGCCCTTCACAATTTATTCCTATTCTGCCCTACTCCTACTCCTATTCCCGGGGCCTATTCACAATTTAGTATACAACCAaagttcaaaataaaacatagaTTTCCTTAGAAAACCATGAATGCTAATATTGAATGAGGTCATAGATATCAACAATTATCATCTTtatacctcaaaaggaaaaaaggaaccattttttttataattttaaaatacatagattagaagttatttaagaaaatagccatgAAATGACCATtctccccctttatctccgaaactactgggtctaaaattttgaaaaaaatattcaatacacTTCCTTACCTATacatgacaggaaaacctattagaaatgtgcagtcaagcgtgagtcataCTTAATGtatggaacccttggaacgcgagtccaactcgcactttgctggtttttttttaataattccaCTGAACTGAAGATATGTTATAAGTATATTTATACTTAACGTAAACATTGTAACATACTTAGTTTGTGAGCCTCCTCATATTCAGCGTCCTTCCTCATCTTCTGTTCCTCAAGGCGCTGGTACAGAGGCCTGGTGTCATACGGCTCTTCTGGGGCCTCTGTAAGACATTAACTTGGATTATCCACTCATGGAGtgctatacaatacaatacaaggtGTGAAAGATAGAGTATTTATCTTGCACACCTCAAAAGAAGAAAATATCATACAGAATGAAAACAACACAAGTAGAGAATAGAtattatcgctaaaaagcgatctcttccagacaacctttggatAGCAGAAGTTCTGATGCTGGCTTTTAGGAAAAAATAATAGCGAATAAAAGTagcaattattacatttttaactgGATTGATCACTCATTATAGTTGCATTGATAAAGAAATTACGCACGCAAATGATATGACGTTTACCTTTTACAAACCTAACAGCTTAAGGGGTTTGTTACAATACTCGAAATAACACTATAGCATTGAAGACCATTTGACTTGCACTTTAAAATAACAACACacaaaaatattatcttcaTCAATAACAAATACACTGTAGGCGCATCAAAACAATATTGGTAAGCTAGTTTACCTTTGGGTTGGTCTTCAGTTCGAACTTTGTCCCATTCTTCTTGGCGACGTCGTCTCTGCTCCAATATTTCGGATTCAGAT
The Cydia splendana chromosome 20, ilCydSple1.2, whole genome shotgun sequence DNA segment above includes these coding regions:
- the LOC134800556 gene encoding piggyBac transposable element-derived protein 4-like, with the translated sequence MNQNFYWSQDFSTYAGRQEPYNFVPGSKINSQSPYELFTSIWDRNIMQKIADETNKYAWQTITPKCKTEGGIPNTSRLSRWKDTTVEELYLFFAVLIFMPFCHREKLADYWSTGRLEMSNFRSLMSRNRFQLLLRFLHFVDNDTLLVSKVTGNEKKLAKIKPIIDYCNMKFSNLYVPGQYLSLNESYPLWKGQFNWERSIKNREQFGFKSHELYEARTGYLLKFLIDTGRGTDERAHAKTTLKLMQQYLDRGHSVAMDATYTQVPLTRYLKTRRTDVIGLINKERPLIPEVIKNIDDKRLQKGELLSWQSGDISIISWKDAELTTIVSTYHKPDMVLVAQNSLSHMLPRIPLALHDYNKCNVDKDKKMSYTMERKRGLKWYIKIFRRLLNSSILNAYVLYQSTCNTSKPISHRNFRYDLAENLAVRYGVNKVSAQPVSRSNEIRLDGKNDHYPTHTEMPSGKNRRSRRRCHRCQALGRRSQVTVMCAKCQVGLCIGPCWKEYHTLKCLNKEKPKKKGKLRR
- the LOC134800577 gene encoding PSME3-interacting protein; protein product: MSSGFISESEILEQRRRRQEEWDKVRTEDQPKEAPEEPYDTRPLYQRLEEQKMRKDAEYEEAHKLKNMIRGLDDDEVGFLDLVERSKAKAAQQISLQEQKEMQEFRERVSTLAESEELTRLRAQLAPARTTPAQQQKNKLQGVVVRKRKASELEAEKGAPVPPPAKTNANGTDSVPSADGVELGAMRCVGVLPGLRHYGTDSSSDTGDSSDSEPEDKCCKRDLLGRRPSTDKHKEKKK